One window of the Triticum dicoccoides isolate Atlit2015 ecotype Zavitan chromosome 3B, WEW_v2.0, whole genome shotgun sequence genome contains the following:
- the LOC119276714 gene encoding non-specific lipid-transfer protein 2-like — MKPCAVLFLVAMLAASGAVVRGASMAARSECDPWALRPCAPVILWSAPPSSACCARLREQRRCLCTYARDPYLGKYINSQTSKEVAAACRVRVPMC, encoded by the coding sequence ATGAAGCCCTGCGCGGTGCTGTTCCTCGTAGCCATGCTCGCCGCGTCCGGTGCGGTGGTGCGCGGGGCGTCCATGGCAGCGCGCTCGGAGTGCGACCCATGGGCGCTGCGGCCGTGCGCCCCGGTGATCCTCTGGAGCGCGCCCCCGTCCAGCGCGTGCTGCGCCAGGCTCCGGGAGCAGAGGCGGTGCCTGTGCACGTACGCCAGGGACCCCTACCTGGGCAAATACATCAACTCCCAGACCAGCAAGGAGGTCGCGGCTGCGTGTCGCGTGCGGGTTCCTATGTGCTAG
- the LOC119276710 gene encoding PR5-like receptor kinase, with protein MYVVYISTRHKRHSPSLTMPGKPCTLTILLLAASALAAAAAAESANIAIYWGQNATEGTLRDTCGTGLYAYVNLAFLSIFGAGRAPVLNLADHCDPPSGTCASLAADIASCQSAGVKVLLSMGGGALGYNLSSPSDAQDVATYLWDNFLGGTVAGAAAPRPLGDAVLDGVDFDIEAPSLYYDDLARSLTSLYKGDTGGKKYMLTAAPQCPFPDTSLKTALATGLFDRVWVQFYNNPPCQFAHGDAGTLQSAWGQWTAALPSASVYLGLPASRDAASSGFVDADTLVSQVLPLVEGAPNYGGVMLWSRSYDKDSGFSVKLQSNLQNQNKNTGNGASSDYKRRIYIIVGVIGGIFLLLLLLTTCFICHKKYRGLSPPVEGSTTPPSKEPSEPKLGAHHPKRYTYSEVERMTKTFAHRLGQGSHGDVYRGNLRDARQITVKVLKNCKGGSKDFVKEVESIGAISHANVAPLLGFCLQGPTRALIYEYMPNGSLESYALSSDDSVDENYSLWLYWEKLFDIAIGVARGLDHLHGDESANGMHISIKPRNILLDQELCPKISDVGVANLCETSTRGVRERDDYDAPEVVSRRFGPITSKSDVYSYGVMVLEMVRAKRHVKVGADTTSKYFAQWLYEHLDEFCNSVSDVNGDTRELVRKMIIVGLWCSQTAPASRPSMSAVVEMLERSSAELELPRRTS; from the exons ATGTATGTCGTATATATAAGCACACGCCACAAAAGACATTCGCCATCGTTAACAATGCCCGGGAAGCCCTGCACTCTCACGATCTTGCTCTTGGCGGCGTCCGCcctcgccgcggcggcggcggcggagtccgcCAACATCGCCATCTACTGGGGTCAGAACGCCACCGAGGGCACGCTCAGGGACACATGCGGCACCGGGCTCTACGCGTACGTCAACCTCGCGTTCCTCTCCATCTTCGGCGCCGGCCGTGCTCCGGTCCTCAACCTCGCTGACCACTGCGACCCCCCTTCGGGGACTTGCGCGTCTCTCGCCGCTGACATCGCGTCATGCCAGTCCGCCGGCGTGAAGGTGCTGCTCAGCATGGGCGGCGGCGCGCTCGGGTACAACCTGTCCTCGCCCTCCGACGCGCAGGACGTGGCAACCTACCTATGGGACAACTTCCTCGGCGGCaccgtcgccggcgccgccgcgccccgcccgcTCGGCGACGCGGTGCTGGACGGTGTCGACTTCGACATAGAGGCCCCGTCTCTGTACTACGACGACCTCGCCAGGAGCCTGACGTCGCTGTACAAGGGCGACACCGGCGGCAAGAAGTACATGCTCACCGCGGCGCCGCAGTGCCCGTTCCCGGACACGTCTCTCAAGACCGCGCTCGCCACGGGGCTGTTCGACCGCGTGTGGGTGCAGTTCTACAACAACCCGCCGTGCCAGTTCGCGCACGGAGACGCGGGCACGCTGCAGAGCGCGTGGGGGCAGTGGACGGCGGCTCTGCCGTCGGCGAGCGTATACCTCGGCCTGCCGGCGTCGCGGGATGCCGCCAGCAGCGGGTTCGTCGACGCGGACACGCTCGTGTCGCAGGTGCTGCCGCTGGTGGAAGGCGCGCCCAATTACGGCGGGGTCATGCTGTGGAGCCGCTCCTACGACAAGGACTCCGGCTTTAGCGTCAAGCTGCAGAGCAACTTGCAAAACCAGAACAAAAACACAG GGAACGGCGCATCGTCAGATTACAAAAGGAGAATAT ATATAATAGTAGGAGTCATTGGTGGCATCTTCCTGCTGCTCCTGCTTCTTACCACTTGTTTCATCTGCCATAAGAAATACCGTGGCTTGTCGCCTCCTGTGGAGGGATCGACCACCCCTCCAAGCAAAGAGCCATCTGAGCCAAAACTGGGAGCTCATCATCCAAAAAGATACACTTATTCTGAAGTGGAAAGGATGACAAAGACCTTTGCTCACAGGCTCGGCCAAGGCAGCCATGGCGATGTCTACAGAGGCAACCTCCGCGATGCGCGGCAGATCACAGTGAAGGTGCTGAAGAACTGCAAAGGCGGCAGCAAGGACTTCGTGAAGGAGGTCGAGAGCATCGGCGCAATATCTCACGCCAACGTCGCTCCTCTGCTAGGGTTTTGCTTGCAGGGGCCAACGAGGGCCCTGATATACGAGTACATGCCCAACGGCTCCCTGGAAAGCTATGCTCTCAGCAGCGACGATTCCGTAGATGAGAACTACTCGCTATGGCTGTACTGGGAGAAACTGTTCGACATCGCCATCGGTGTGGCGCGAGGTCTTGACCATCTCCACGGCGATGAGAGTGCTAACGGCATGCACATCAGCATCAAACCCCGGAACATTCTGCTGGATCAGGAGCTATGCCCCAAGATATCTGATGTTGGTGTGGCAAACCTATGCGAAACATCTACTCGTGGTGTGAGGGAGAGAGATGACTACGACGCACCTGAGGTGGTGTCCAGGAGATTCGGACCGATCACTAGCAAGTCCGACGTGTACAGCTACGGCGTGATGGTCCTGGAGATGGTCAGGGCAAAGAGACACGTCAAGGTTGGTGCTGACACGACCAGCAAGTATTTCGCCCAGTGGCTCTACGAGCACCTGGATGAGTTCTGCAACAGCGTTTCGGACGTCAACGGCGACACCAGAGAGCTTGTGAGGAAGATGATCATAGTCGGGCTGTGGTGCTCTCAGACCGCGCCGGCGAGTCGGCCGTCGATGAGCGCAGTCGTCGAGATGCTGGAGAGAAGCAGCGCGGAGCTGGAATTGCCGAGAAGAACCTCATGA